The sequence below is a genomic window from Bradyrhizobium septentrionale.
GCCTGTCGTTCGGCGGGGGGGGGGGGGGGGGGGGGCATTTCTGCCTGGGCGCTGCGCTGGCGCGCCTGGAATTGCGATGCGCCTTCCCCGCGTTGTTCGTGCGGCTGGGGGATCTGCCGCTGACCGTCGCCGCGGAGGAGGTCGTCGACGTGCCGTCTTACGTTCATTCGCTGCCCGCAGCGCCTGCCGGTCACCTTCTGCCCTTCCATCGCTTAGAGAGTGAAGTGCCACCATGTCCGAACACCCCTTGCCGACGCTACCGATGTGGCGCGTCGATCACATCGAGCCCTCGCCCGAGATGTTGGCGCTACGCGCCAACGGTCCGATCCACCGCGTGCGCTTCCCGTCCGGGCACGAAGGCTGGTGGGTGACGGGCTACGACGAGGCCAAGGCGGTGCTGTCCGACGCGGCGTTCCGGCCTGCGGGAATGCCGCCGGCGGCATTCACCCCGGATTCGGTGATTCTCGGTTCGCCGGGGTGGCTGGTCTCGCACGAGGGGGCCGAGCATGCCCGGTTACGCACGATCGTGGCGCCGGCGTTCAGCGACCACAGGGTGAAGCTGCTCGCGCAGCAGGTAGAGGCGATCGCCGCGCAGTTGTTCGAGACGCTGGCGGCCCAGCCCCAGCCCGCTGACCTGCGGCGCCACCTCTCCTTTCCGCTTCCGGCCATGGTCATCAGCGCGCTGATGGGTGTGCTCTACGAGGATCACGCCTTTTTCGCCGAGCTGTCCGACGAGGTGATGACGCACCAGCATGAAAGCGGCCCGCGCACCGCGTCGCGCCTGGCCTGGGAAGAGCTGCGCGCCTACATTCGCGGCAAGATGCGGGACAAGCGCCAGGATCCGGGCGACAACCTGCTGACGGATCTGCTCGCGGCGGTCGACCTGGGCAAGGCGACCGAGGAAGAGGCGATGGGCCTGGCGGCGGGCATGCTGGTGGCCGGGCACGAGAGCACCGTCGCGCAGATCGAATTCGGCCTGCTGGCCATGTTCCGCCATCCGCAACAGCGCGAACGCCTGGTCGGCGATCCATCCCTGGTGGACAAGGCGGTGGAGGAAATCCTGCGCATGTACCCGCCGGGCGCGGGCTGGGACGGCATCATGCGCTATCCGAGGACCGACGTGACCATCGCGGGCGTTCATATTCCCGCGGAGAGCAAGGTGTTGGTCGGCCTGCCGGCGACGTCGTTCGATCCGCGCCATTTCGACGAACCGGAAATCTTCGACGTCGGACGCGACGGAAAGCCGCACCTGGCGTTCTCCTTCGGGCCGCACTACTGCATTGGCGTGGCGCTGGCCAGGCTGGAACTCAAGGTGGTGTTCGGTTCGATCTTCCAGCGCTTTCCCGCGCTGCGCCTGGCCGTGGCGCCGGAAGAACTGAAGTTGCGCAAGGAGATCATCACTGGCGGGTTCGAGGAGTTCCCGGTGCTCTGGTGATGCGCGGACGCCGCCGGGGATCGCGATCTTCTCCGCAATTTGCCGGCGCGCCTCGCGCGCCGGTCAGATCAGCCAGCCAACAGGTAACCAAGATGGACATGCAAGAAACCACGGCAGCATGCCGGGACGCCTTCGCCGAACTAGCGTCGGCGGCGCGCATCCACGACCCGTATCCGTTCATGCGGTGGTTGCGCGAGCACGATCCGGTGCATCGCACGGCGTCGGGGCTCTTTCTGTTGAGCCGCCACGCCGACATCTACTGGGCGTTCAAGGCCACGGGCGATGCGTTTCGGGCGCCGGCGCCGGGCGAACTGGCGCGCTATTTCCCGCGTGTGGCGACCAGCCTGTCGCTCAATCTGCTGGCGTCCACGCTAGCGATGAAGGATCCACCGACGCATACGCGTCTGCGCCGGCTGATCTCGCGCGATTTCACCATGCGCCAGATCGACAACCTGCGGCCGAGCATCGCGCGCATCGTCGCTGCGCGCCTGGACGGCATGGCGCCCGCGCTGGAGCGCGGGGAGGCGGTGGACCTGCATCGGGAATTCGCGCTGGCCTTGCCGGTGTTGGTCTCCGCCGAACTGTTCGGCATGCCCCCGGACGACATGTTCGGGCTCGCCGCCGGCATCGGCGCCATTCTGGAAGGCCTGCGCCCGCACGCCAGCAATCCCCAGCTCGCCGCGGCGGACGCGGCCAGCGCCAGGGTGCTGGCCTACTTCGGCGACCTCATACCGCGCAAGCGCGCCGATCCCCGCCACGACATCGTGTCGATGCTGGTCGGCGCACACGACGACGATGCCGACACGCTGTCGGATGCGGAGTTGATCAGCATGCTGTGGGGCATGCTGCTGGGCGGCTTCGCCACCACTGCTGCGGCCATCGACCATGCGGTCCTGGCGATGCTGGCGTATCCCGAACAGCGGCACTGGCTGCAGGGAGACGCCGTGGGGGTGAAGGCATTCGTCGAAGAAGTCCTGCGCTGCGACGCGCCCGTTATGTTCAGCTCCATTCCGCGTATCGCCCAGCGCGACATCGAACTGGGCGGCGCGGTGATCCCGAAGAACGCGGACGTGCGCGTGCTGGTCGCGGCCGGCAATCGCGACCCGGACGCCTTCGCCGATCCCGACCGCTTCGATCCCGCGCGGTTCTACGGCACCAGTCCTGGCATGTCGACCGACGGGAAGATCATGCTGAGCTTCGGCCACGGCATCCACTTCTGCCTCGGTGCGCAACTGGCCCGGGTGCAGTTGGCCGAGAGCCTGCCGCGGATCCAGGCGCGCTTCCCCACACTGGCATTGGCCGAGCAGCCGACCCGGGAGCCGTCCGCGTTCCTTAGGACGTTCCGCGCGCTGTCGGTGCGGCTGCAAGCGCGGGGGGGCTGAGATGCGCGTCGTGGTCGACCAGGATCTGTGCGGAACCACCGGGCAGTGCGTGCTGACGCTGCCGGGCACCTTTCGCCAGCGCGACCCGGACGGCGTGGCCGAAGTGTGCGTGGCGACGGTCCCGCAGGCGCTGCACGCCGCCGTGCGGCGCGCGGCCAGCCAGTGCCCGGTCGCCGCCATTCGGGTCATCGAAAGCGACGCTGGCGATGACCAGCGCGCCAGCGCCGACCCTGCGCCTTCTCCGGCGGAGGCCGAGCGGCATGCCGCGAAAGACCAACGCAATCCAGGAGGACACGATGGGACGGTTTGAAGGCAAGGTGGCCGTGGTGACCGGCGCCGGCGCCGGCATCGGCAAGGCATGCGCCATCGCCATCGCGCGCGAGGGCGGCAGAGTGGTGGTAGCCGACATTGATGGCTCGGCGGCCATCGCCGGCGCCGCGCAGATCGCGGCCGAAGCGGGCCACGCGCTGGCCATGGACATGGACATCGCCGATGCGCAGGCGGTGACAGCGCTTTTCGAGACGGCGGAGCGGCAACTCGGTGGGGTCGACCTGCTGGTGAACAACGCGAGCGCCATGCACCTGACCCCGCGCGACCGCGCGATCCTCGACCTGGACCTGGCGGTCTGGGATCAGACCATGGCGACCAATCTGCGTGGCACGCTGCTCTGCTGCCGGCAGGCCATCCCACGGATGATCGCCCGCGGCGGTGGCGCGATCGTCAACATGTCGTCGTGCCAGGGGCTTAGCGGTGACACCTCGCACACGTCCTACGCCGCGTCGAAGG
It includes:
- a CDS encoding cytochrome P450 — its product is MSEHPLPTLPMWRVDHIEPSPEMLALRANGPIHRVRFPSGHEGWWVTGYDEAKAVLSDAAFRPAGMPPAAFTPDSVILGSPGWLVSHEGAEHARLRTIVAPAFSDHRVKLLAQQVEAIAAQLFETLAAQPQPADLRRHLSFPLPAMVISALMGVLYEDHAFFAELSDEVMTHQHESGPRTASRLAWEELRAYIRGKMRDKRQDPGDNLLTDLLAAVDLGKATEEEAMGLAAGMLVAGHESTVAQIEFGLLAMFRHPQQRERLVGDPSLVDKAVEEILRMYPPGAGWDGIMRYPRTDVTIAGVHIPAESKVLVGLPATSFDPRHFDEPEIFDVGRDGKPHLAFSFGPHYCIGVALARLELKVVFGSIFQRFPALRLAVAPEELKLRKEIITGGFEEFPVLW
- a CDS encoding cytochrome P450, whose product is MDMQETTAACRDAFAELASAARIHDPYPFMRWLREHDPVHRTASGLFLLSRHADIYWAFKATGDAFRAPAPGELARYFPRVATSLSLNLLASTLAMKDPPTHTRLRRLISRDFTMRQIDNLRPSIARIVAARLDGMAPALERGEAVDLHREFALALPVLVSAELFGMPPDDMFGLAAGIGAILEGLRPHASNPQLAAADAASARVLAYFGDLIPRKRADPRHDIVSMLVGAHDDDADTLSDAELISMLWGMLLGGFATTAAAIDHAVLAMLAYPEQRHWLQGDAVGVKAFVEEVLRCDAPVMFSSIPRIAQRDIELGGAVIPKNADVRVLVAAGNRDPDAFADPDRFDPARFYGTSPGMSTDGKIMLSFGHGIHFCLGAQLARVQLAESLPRIQARFPTLALAEQPTREPSAFLRTFRALSVRLQARGG
- a CDS encoding ferredoxin, encoding MRVVVDQDLCGTTGQCVLTLPGTFRQRDPDGVAEVCVATVPQALHAAVRRAASQCPVAAIRVIESDAGDDQRASADPAPSPAEAERHAAKDQRNPGGHDGTV
- a CDS encoding SDR family oxidoreductase, which encodes MGRFEGKVAVVTGAGAGIGKACAIAIAREGGRVVVADIDGSAAIAGAAQIAAEAGHALAMDMDIADAQAVTALFETAERQLGGVDLLVNNASAMHLTPRDRAILDLDLAVWDQTMATNLRGTLLCCRQAIPRMIARGGGAIVNMSSCQGLSGDTSHTSYAASKAAMNMLSASLATQYGHAQIRCNAVAPGLIMTERLLAKLDECMQRHLRRHQLLPRVGRPEDVAALVAFLLSDDAAFITGQVVCIDGGMLAHVPTYADGGNSRAARPAAEAAAAPRC